The proteins below are encoded in one region of Elgaria multicarinata webbii isolate HBS135686 ecotype San Diego chromosome 20, rElgMul1.1.pri, whole genome shotgun sequence:
- the USP48 gene encoding ubiquitin carboxyl-terminal hydrolase 48 isoform X3, with translation MAPRLQLEKAAWRWAETVPPEAVTQAHIEAAYRVGLEPCQRGACRRNCRGNPNCLVGIGEHIWLGEIDENTFHNIDDPNFERRKKNAFVGLTNLGATCYVNTFLQMWFLNLELRQALYLCPIARPEYVTAEGSPANKDYEPQTICEHLQYLFALLQNSRRRYIDPSGFVKALGLDTGQQQDAQEFSKLFMSLLEDTLSSQKNPDVRDIVQKQFCGEYAYVTVCNQCGRESKLMSKFYELELNIQGHKQLSDCITEFLKEEKLEGDNRYFCETCQSKQNATRRIRLLSLPCTLNLQLMRFVFDRQTGHKKKLNTYFEFSEVLDMEPFLEDKASVFVYELSAVLIHRGVSAYSGHYIAHVKDPQTGEWYRFNDEEIEKMEGKKLQLGAEEDLEPSKSQTRRPKCGKGTYRSRNAYMLVYRLQTREKSLTVEIPAFLRELVERDNSKFEEWCDEMSDMRKQSVARGKIKHEEVKELYQELPAKAGCPYDFVPLEWLQQWLEESTPPKPIDNSACLCPHGRLHPDKIPTVKRVSEYVADYFYKRYGGGPRLTVKALCRDCVVERCRVLRLKNQLNEDYKAVSNLLKVAVKGNDGFWVGKSSLRSWRQLALEQLDYPDEDGDQSNGNMNGDAKSKDESGTEKREEEELKFNEDIVCPHGSLCISENERRVISREAWEKLQCYFRSAPEFPNSRDSCSQCKILEREGEENEALHKMMAGEQKASLANLFQDKSRPCLSAWPEEVGELYVVSRFFVEEWRKFVRRPTRCSPVSSVGNRDLLCPHGGLMFTFASMTKEDSKLSHMAQRMGEDPKALRGGPRHQSHPEAVRRGRHREPALHH, from the exons GAGAAACTGCCGAGGGAACCCAAATTGCCTGGTGGGGATTGGTGAGCACATCTGGCTGGGAGAAATCGACGAAAACACCTTTCACAACATCGACGATCCCAACTTTGAGAGGAGGAAAAAG AATGCCTTTGTGGGTCTGACAAACTTGGGAGCTACCTGCTACGTCAACACTTTCCTACAGATGTGGTTCCTGAATTTGGAGCTTCGCCAGGCGCTCTATTTGTGCCCAATTGCCCGCCCGGAATACGTGACGGCAGAGGGCTCTCCAGCAAACAAAG ATTATGAGCCTCAAACCATTTGCGAACACCTCCAGTACTTGTTcgccttgctgcagaacagccgGCGGCGTTACATCGATCCGTCGGGGTTTGTTAAAGCCCTGGGTTTGGACACAGGTCAGCAACAG GATGCACAAGAGTTTTCCAAGCTCTTCATGTCTCTATTGGAGGACACCCTGTCCTCACAGAAGAACCCGGACGTGCGGGACATTGTTCAGAAGCAGTTCTGTGGAGAGTACGCCTACGTCACGGT GTGCAACCAGTGTGGTAGAGAATCCAAGCTCATGTCCAAATTCTATGAGCTTGAGTTGAACATCCAGGGCCACAAACAGCTGTCAGACTGCATCACAGAGTTCCTGAAG GAAGAAAAACTGGAAGGGGACAACCGCTACTTCTGTGAAACCTGCCAGAGCAAGCAGAACGCCACCAGAAGGATCCgtctcttgagtcttccttgtaCCCTCAACCTGCAGCTCATGCGCTTTGTGTTCGATAG GCAAACAGGCCACAAGAAGAAGCTAAACACTTATTTCGAGTTCTCCGAAGTGCTGGACATGGAACCGTTCTTGGAAGACAAAG CCAGCGTCTTCGTCTACGAGCTCAGTGCAGTTCTGATCCACCGTGGCGTGAGCGCCTACTCGGGCCACTACATCGCCCACGTGAAAGACCCGCAGACGGGAGAGTGGTACAGGTTCAACGATGAAGAGATCGAGAagatggaaggcaagaagcttCAGCTGGGGGCGGAGGAAGACTTAG AGCCTTCTAAATCCCAGACGCGGAGGCCCAAGTGCGGGAAGGGCACGTACCGCTCCCGGAACGCCTACATGTTGGTGTACAGGCTGCAGACGCGGGAGAAATCGCTCACTGTTGAAATCCCAG CTTTTCTACGAGAACTCGTAGAGCGGGATAACAGCAAGTTTGAGGAGTGGTGCGACGAAATGTCCGACATGCGCAAGCAGAGCGTGGCCCGGGGCAAGATCAAGCACGAGGAGGTGAAGGAGCTCTACCAGGAGTTGCCCGCCAAAGCTG GCTGCCCCTATGACTTCGTGCCCTTGGAGTGGCTGCAGCAGTGGCTGGAGGAATCGACGCCCCCCAAGCCCATTGACAACTCAGCCTGCTTGTGTCCGCACGGCAGGCTGCACCCGGATAAAATCCCCACCGTCAAGCGGGTCTCCGAGTACGTCGCCGACTATTTCTACAAGCGATACGGAGGGGGGCCCCGGCTGACGG TGAAGGCGCTCTGCAGGGACTGCGTGGTGGAGCGGTGCCGAGTCCTGCGGCTGAAGAACCAGCTCAATGAGGACTACAAGGCCGTCTCCAACTTGCTGAAAGTGGCCGTCAAGGG GAACGACGGGTTTTGGGTCGGGAAGTCGTCCTTGAGGAGTTGGCGTCAGCTGGCCTTGGAGCAGCTGGATTACCCAGACGAGGACGGGGACCAAAGCAACGGCAACATGAACGGCGATGCCAAGAGCAAAG ATGAATCCGGCACGGAAAAGCGAGAGGAAGAGGAGCTGAAGTTCAACGAGGACATCGTTTGCCCCCACG GCAGCCTGTGCATCTCGGAGAACGAGCGGAGGGTCATTTCCAGAGAGGCCTGGGAGAAGCTGCAGTGTTACTTCCGCAGCGCCCCGGAGTTCCCAAACAGCCGAGACTCCTGTTCCCAGTGCAAG ATTCTGGAACGGGAAGGAGAGGAGAACGAAGCCCTCCACAAGATGATGGCCGGCGAGCAGAAGGCGTCCCTTGCAAACCTCTTCCAGGACAAAAGCCGCCCGTGCCTCAGCGCCTGGCCAGAG GAGGTCGGGGAGCTGTACGTTGTCTCCAGGTTCTTTGTGGAAGAGTGGAGGAAGTTTGTGAG gaGGCCAACGCGGTGCAGCCCCGTCTCCTCGGTAGGGAACCGGGATCTCCTCTGTCCCCACGGCGGCTTGATGTTCACCTTCGCGTCCATGACCAAAGAAGACTCTAAACT CTCTCATATGGCCCAGCGAATGGGAGAAGATCCAAAAGCTCTTCGTGGTGGACCACGCCATCAGAGTCATCCGGAGGCGGTCCGCCGAGGCCGGCACCGAGAGCCTGCCCTACATCACTGA